From a single Tursiops truncatus isolate mTurTru1 chromosome 20, mTurTru1.mat.Y, whole genome shotgun sequence genomic region:
- the NHERF1 gene encoding Na(+)/H(+) exchange regulatory cofactor NHE-RF1 produces the protein MSTDAAAGAPLPRLCCLEKGPNGYGFHLHGEKGKVGQFIRLVEPGSPAEKSGLLAGDRLVEVNGENVEKETHQQVVSRIRAALNSVRLLVVDPETDERLQKLGVQVREEMLRPQEGSGQAEPPAAAEEQGAGGENEPPAAAPEPHEAEKSHQERHELRPRLCAMKKGPNGYGFNLHSDKSKPGQFIRAVDPDSPAEASGLRAQDRIVEVNGVCVEGRQHGDVVSAIKAGGDEAKLLVVDKETDEFFKKCKVIPSQEHLHGPLPEPFTNGEIRKENSREALAETASESPRPTLARSTSSDTSEELNSQDSLKKQDCTAPSSTSSSSDPILDFNISLAVAKERAHQKRSSKRAPQMDWSKKNELFSNL, from the exons ATGAGCACGGACGCGGCGGCCGGGGCGCCTCTACCCCGGCTCTGCTGCCTGGAGAAGGGTCCGAACGGCTACGGCTTCCACCTGCACGGGGAAAAGGGCAAGGTAGGCCAGTTCATCCGGCTGGTGGAGCCCGGCTCGCCGGCCGAGAAGTCGGGACTGCTGGCCGGAGACCGGCTAGTGGAGGTGAATGGCGAGAACGTGGAGAAAGAGACCCACCAGCAGGTGGTGAGCCGCATCCGTGCCGCACTCAACTCCGTGCGCCTGCTGGTGGTCGACCCCGAGACCGACGAGCGGCTGCAGAAGTTGGGCGTCCAGGTCCGGGAGGAGATGCTGCGCCCCCAGGAAGGATCCGGGCAGGCCGAGCCGCCGGCCGCCGCCGAGGAGCAGGGGGCTGGCGGCGAAAATGAGCCGCCCGCCGCCGCGCCGGAGCCGCACGAGGCCGAGAAGAGCCATCAGGAGCGG CACGAGCTTCGGCCACGGCTCTGCGCCATGAAGAAGGGCCCCAACGGCTACGGCTTCAACCTGCACAGTGACAAGTCCAAGCCAGGCCAGTTCATCCGGGCAGTGGACCCAGACTCGCCCGCTGAGGCCTCGGGGCTCCGGGCCCAGGACCGCATCGTGGAG gTGAACGGGGTCTGCGTGGAGGGCAGGCAGCACGGGGACGTGGTGTCCGCCATCAAGGCTGGCGGGGACGAGGCCAAGCTGCTGGTGGTGGACAAGGAGACCGATGAGTTCTTCAAGAAATGCAAAGTGATCCCGTCTCAGGAGCACCTGCATG GTCCCTTGCCTGAGCccttcaccaatggagagatccgGAAG GAGAACAGTCGTGAAGCCCTGGCCGAGACGGCCTCCGAGAGCCCCAGGCCAACCCTGGCGAGATCCACCTCCAGTGACACCAGTGAGGAG CTGAATTCCCAAGACAGCCTCAAGAAGCAGGACTGCACGGCACCCTCAtctacctcctcctcctccgacCCCATCCTGGACTTCAACATCTCCCTGGCTGTGGCCAAAGAGAGGGCCCACCAGAAGCGCAGCAGCAAACGGGCCCCGCAGATGGACTGGAGCAAGAAAAACGAACTCTTCAGCAACCTCTGA
- the RAB37 gene encoding ras-related protein Rab-37 isoform X2, which translates to MTGTPGAAATRNGEAPERSPSCSPSYDLMGKNKVVTVDGMRVKLQIWDTAGQERFRSVTHAYYRDAQALLLLYDITNKSSFDNIRAWLTEIHEYAQRDVVIMLLGNKADVSSERMIRSEDGEMLAREYGVPFMETSAKTGMNVELAFLAIAKELKYRAGRQANEPSFQIRDYVESQKKRPSCCSFL; encoded by the exons ATGACGGGCACTCCTGGCGCCGCTGCCACCCGGAACGGCGAGGCCCCCGAGCGCTCCCCATCCTGCAGTCCGAGCTACGATCTTATGGGCAAG AACAAGGTGGTGACCGTGGATGGTATGAGGGTGAAGCTGCAG ATCTGGGACACCGCAGGGCAGGAGCGGTTCCGCAGTGTCACCCACGCTTATTACCGAGATGCCCAGG cCTTGCTCCTGCTGTATGACATCACCAACAAATCTTCCTTCGACAACATCCGG GCCTGGCTCACTGAGATTCACGAGTACGCCCAGAGGGATGTGGTGATTATGCTCCTAGGCAACAAG GCGGACGTGAGCAGTGAAAGGATGATCCGTTCAGAGGATGGAGAGATGCTGGCCAGG GAGTATGGAGTTCCCTTCATGGAGACCAGCGCCAAGACGGGCATGAACGTGGAGTTAGCCTTTCTGGCCATTGCCAA gGAGCTGAAGTACAGAGCCGGGCGGCAGGCTAATGAACCCAGCTTCCAGATCCGAGACTATGTGGAATCCCAGAAGAAGCGGCCCAGCTGCTGCTCTTTCTTGTGA
- the RAB37 gene encoding ras-related protein Rab-37 isoform X1 → MTGTPGAAATRNGEAPERSPSCSPSYDLMGKVMLLGDSGVGKTCFLIQFKDGAFLSGTFIATVGIDFRNKVVTVDGMRVKLQIWDTAGQERFRSVTHAYYRDAQALLLLYDITNKSSFDNIRAWLTEIHEYAQRDVVIMLLGNKADVSSERMIRSEDGEMLAREYGVPFMETSAKTGMNVELAFLAIAKELKYRAGRQANEPSFQIRDYVESQKKRPSCCSFL, encoded by the exons ATGACGGGCACTCCTGGCGCCGCTGCCACCCGGAACGGCGAGGCCCCCGAGCGCTCCCCATCCTGCAGTCCGAGCTACGATCTTATGGGCAAG GTGATGCTTCTGGGAGACTCAGGCGTCGGCAAAACCTGTTTCCTGATCCAATTCAAAGATGGGGCCTTCCTGTCCGGGACCTTCATAGCCACTGTCGGCATAGACTTCAGG AACAAGGTGGTGACCGTGGATGGTATGAGGGTGAAGCTGCAG ATCTGGGACACCGCAGGGCAGGAGCGGTTCCGCAGTGTCACCCACGCTTATTACCGAGATGCCCAGG cCTTGCTCCTGCTGTATGACATCACCAACAAATCTTCCTTCGACAACATCCGG GCCTGGCTCACTGAGATTCACGAGTACGCCCAGAGGGATGTGGTGATTATGCTCCTAGGCAACAAG GCGGACGTGAGCAGTGAAAGGATGATCCGTTCAGAGGATGGAGAGATGCTGGCCAGG GAGTATGGAGTTCCCTTCATGGAGACCAGCGCCAAGACGGGCATGAACGTGGAGTTAGCCTTTCTGGCCATTGCCAA gGAGCTGAAGTACAGAGCCGGGCGGCAGGCTAATGAACCCAGCTTCCAGATCCGAGACTATGTGGAATCCCAGAAGAAGCGGCCCAGCTGCTGCTCTTTCTTGTGA